A genomic segment from Flavobacteriales bacterium encodes:
- a CDS encoding 6-carboxytetrahydropterin synthase, producing MNTVRITKEINFEMAHALYGHDGPCKDIHGHSYKLTVTLKGRPIADEGSPKFGMVMDFADLKRILKGKVTDQFDHAVLVWDQSPFAKMVNDPLYGNIIGVPFQPTCENILLEIVRRVRPELPEGVDLASMRLRETATSYAEWHSGD from the coding sequence AAGGAGATCAACTTTGAAATGGCCCATGCGTTGTATGGCCATGACGGTCCGTGCAAGGATATTCACGGACATTCTTACAAACTGACCGTTACCCTGAAGGGCCGGCCGATTGCCGATGAAGGAAGTCCGAAGTTCGGAATGGTGATGGACTTTGCGGATCTCAAGCGAATCCTGAAAGGCAAAGTAACCGATCAGTTTGATCATGCGGTCCTGGTATGGGACCAGTCGCCCTTTGCCAAAATGGTCAATGATCCACTTTATGGAAATATCATTGGGGTACCCTTCCAGCCTACATGTGAGAACATCCTGTTGGAGATTGTGCGCAGGGTGCGCCCGGAGCTGCCGGAAGGCGTGGATCTGGCGTCCATGCGTTTGCGGGAAACGGCCACCAGCTATGCGGAATGGCATAGTGGTGATTGA